A genomic region of Stigmatopora nigra isolate UIUO_SnigA chromosome 16, RoL_Snig_1.1, whole genome shotgun sequence contains the following coding sequences:
- the arhgap29a gene encoding rho GTPase-activating protein 29 isoform X2 codes for MLGVLKTIIDKHHSLNSVDILSSAGNVIVAVKEVNFDEVNEENKQSLFNDIFTAIDNLAFTVGNVVSDFLMGDVENGSVLGLPLTKRSRSFDNLPLESGGSGSEKDDPPVPIGVLGPPLRVEEVDRTLQQEDNGVESALRYAKGWSKYTKEVLGWVEKRLNMDMELAKSYNKMAESAKTLASQQEFMPFRDIYMAAFKNDIEYSKIVLNTTAVLQSNKFMQPLMTRKNELDKLRKEMKEQWHRALKKMHEAESALKKARMLQDQRQEEYEKAKVSINRLEGEQIGGVGGATSAKQLEKRRRLEEEAWQKAEEARTHCEACQIDVEDKRVDLAKTKSDVITQLRKMIFQCDLTLKAVTVNWFQLQQAQVVSLPVNYQSLCETAKLYEPGNRYVEFVRSLPQESHYFSSSTGRPLTQRTLSGSHSSNSNQSQGSATSDHFGTDDIDGSNGNSQHSKIAERRSNSSTDIQALRIRNCNSSSQGGGVGSDSESVGGSSESRSLGSPSTSPGDLKRKLPRSPSTGTMSSADDLDDPQSPLDGVNGLNDLLESASSPRPFRNTQMSKAAQTHKFRKLRAPSKCRECDGLVVLQGAECEECSLACHKKCLESLAIQCGHKKLERKLHLFGVDFTQTAKNSQDGIPFIIRKCTSEIETRALNVKGIYRLNGSKSRVEKLCQAFENGKDLVEMSDLHPHDISNVLKLYLRQLPEPLILFRYYNELIGLAKGSQSGIVEDLEAFRLSTTPVNPTQVGAKLNLILFKLKDLLKQLPRANYKTLQFLIEHLHRVTEQSEENKMPARNLGIIFGPTLIKPRQIDADVSLSSVVDYPYQALIVELLIRHYQMIFDASLSPLTGISHTEVCVEPLPHMRPPPYQGKEQLLSRHSKSVGDIQELSSKHFKRHSSTPPYNSLAEYKDSGLLIPSDHGGKEFEHEADEVDSETFNGITDVPKSSERGLFRSPHVTPTTRVHLRQQRNKFSRPASMPLERNHSRGKDENPTWSSVDEDDRKADHGIQSIEEVDESQMTKLRAGTHDRSKTLDTNTLRRTWTKEYKFQDSASRTAKNIFNTDSTVDDANRSSPSASVSSSSFSTDDSLNTIPTYPNGAYSMPLRHVRTLKREDNVTNYNIISTGFRSSRTLQPPPGTFYNPPSGSKSKSLHGLANSTENEDAVDDEEDELEIEVSVDEPLDEDTEQETASSSHSPNSEDVGLNQARPVYQRLRSRHLQEDEDREAHFV; via the exons ATGCTGGGAGTCCTGAAGACCATTATCGACAAACACCACAGCCTCAACTCGGTGGATATATTGAGTTCAGCTGGAAATGTCATCGTTGCAGTGAAag AAGTGAATTTTGATGAGGTGAACgaagagaataagcagagtctTTTTAACGACATCTTCACTGCAATTGACAATTTGGCATTCACCGTTGGCAATGT agTGTCTGACTTCCTTATGGGAGATGTAGAGAATGGGTCTGTGTTAGGGCTCCCCCTAACTAAAAGGAGTAGG TCTTTTGACAACCTACCTTTGGAATCTGGAGGATCCGGCTCTGAGAAAGATGATCCACCAG TTCCTATAGGCGTCCTCGGACCACCACTTCGGGTTGAAGAAGTGGACAGGACACTTCAGCAGGAGGACAACGGAGTGGAGTCAGCACTGCGTTACGCCAAGGGCTGGTCAAAATATACCAAAGAAGTACTGGGCTGGGTGGAGAAACGGCTGAATATGG ATATGGAGTTGGCAAAGAGCTACAACAAAATGGCTGAATCAGCAAAGACTCTTGCAAGTCaacag GAATTCATGCCTTTCCGTGACATCTACATGGCTGCtttcaaaaatgacattgagTACAGCAAGATTGTACTGAACACCACAGCAGTGCTTCAAAGCAACAAATTCATGCAG CCTCTGATGACTCGGAAAAATGAACTCGACAAACTACGAAAAGAAATGAAAGAGCAGTGGCATAGAGCGCTAAAGAAAATG CATGAGGCTGAGAGCGCTCTGAAAAAGGCTCGGATGCTGCAGGATCAGCGTCAAGAAGAGTATGAAAAGGCCAAGGTATCCATCAATCGTCTTGAAGGGGAGCAGATTGGAGGTGTTGGAGGAGCAACGTCTGCCAAACAGTTAGAAAAGCGGCGAAGGTTGGAAGAGGAGGCCTGGCAGAAG GCAGAAGAAGCGAGGACGCACTGCGAAGCTTGTCAAATTGATGTTGAGGACAAAAGAGTTGACCTGGCCAAAACCAAAAGTGATGTAATCACTCAGCTCCGAAAGATGATCTTTCAATGCGACCTCACTCTTAAAGCT GTCACAGTCAATTGGTTTCAGCTCCAACAGGCCCAGGTTGTATCACTTCCAGTCAACTACCAGAGTCTTTGCGAAACTGCAAAGTTGTATGAGCCAGGGAATCGCTATGTTGAATTTGTCCGGAGTTTGCCCCAGGAGTCACACTACTTTTCATCAAGCACAGG TAGACCTCTCACACAACGCACACTAAGTGGCAGTCACTCATCCAACAGTAACCAGTCACAAGGATCAGCTACATCTGACCACTTTGGTACAGATGACATTGATGGGTCCAATGGCAACTCCCAGCATTCCAAGATTGCAGAGCGGCGGTCCAACAGCAGTACTGACATCCAAG CACTTCGGATTCGTAACTGCAATTCGTCGAGTCAGGGTGGAGGAGTGGGTAGTGACTCGGAGAGTGTAGGAGGGAGCAGCGAGTCCCGGTCCTTGGGCTCACCCAGCACAAGCCCAG GAGACTTAAAGAGGAAATTACCTCGATCACCTTCTACTGGTACCATGTCATCTGCCGATGACCTGGATGACCCCCAATCGCCTTTGGATGGTGTGAATG gTTTAAACGATCTTCTAGAGTCAGCTAGTTCTCCACGTCCTTTCAGAAACACTCAAATGTCCAAAGCTGCTCAAACCCACAAGTTCCGAAAACTTCGAGCACCATCCAAGTGTCGAGAGTGTGATGGGCTTGTTGTGCTTCAAGGAGCAGAGTGTGAAGAG TGTTCATTAGCTTGCCATAAGAAGTGCCTGGAAAGTCTGGCCATTCAATGTGGCCATAAAAAGCTCGAGAGGAAGCTTCACCTCTTTGGCGTTGACTTTACCCAGACTGCAAAGAACAGCCAGGATGGCATTCCATTCATTATCCGCAAATGTACATCAGAGATCGAGACAAGAGCACTTAATGTGAAG GGTATTTACCGCCTGAATGGCTCCAAGTCTCGAGTAGAGAAACTTTGCCAAGCATTTGAGAATGGTAAAGACTTGGTTGAAATGTCTGACCTTCACCCTCACGATATCAGCAATGTTCTCAAACTCTACCTAAGACAG CTTCCAGAGCCACTCATCCTTTTTCGCTACTACAATGAGCTTATTGGTTTGGCCAAAGGAAGTCAAAGTGGAATTGTGGAGGATTTGGAGGCATTTCGCCTGAGCACCACTCCAGTGAACCCAACTCAGGTTGGCGCCAAGCTCAACCTTATCCTCTTCAAGCTGAAGGACCTTCTCAAACAGCTTCCACGTGCTAACTACAAGACACTGCAATTCCTCATAGAGCATTTGCACCG ggTGACAGAACAATCAGAGGAAAACAAGATGCCCGCAAGAAACCTAGGGATCATCTTTGGCCCAACACTCATCAAGCCCAGACAGATAGATGCCGACGTCTCTCTCTCCTCCGTAGTGGATTACCCCTATCAGGCGCTCATTGTAGAGCTCCTTATCAGACACTACCAGATGATCTTCGATGCATCCCTTAGTCCTCTGACAGGCATCTCACATACCGAGGTTTGTGTTGAACCTTTGCCACACATGCGCCCTCCTCCCTACCAGGGAAAAGAACAGCTTCTGAGCAGGCACTCAAAGTCAGTTGGCGACATCCAGGAG TTGAGCTCCAAGCATTTTAAGAGACATTCTTCCACTCCTCCATATAACTCACTGGCTGAGTATAAGGATTCAGGACTGCTCATTCCTTCTGACCATGGAGGAAAAGAATTTGAACAtg AAGCCGATGAAGTGGATTCAGAGACTTTCAATGGGATCACAGATGTCCCAAAATCGAGCGAAAGAGGTCTTTTCCGTTCTCCGCATGTCACGCCCACAACAAGGGTGCATTTACGGCAGCAACGCAACAAGTTCTCCCGACCCGCCAGCATGCCGTTGGAACGAAACCACAGCCGTGGTAAAGACGAAAATCCTACTTGGAGTAGTGTGGATGAAGACGATCGTAAGGCAGACCATGGCATCCAGTCCATTGAAGAAGTGGATGAATCTCAGATGACCAAATTGCGAGCCGGCACACATGACCGCAGCAAAACTCTTGACACCAATACCTTGCGCAGAACTTGGACCAAAGAATACAAGTTCCAAGATTCTGCATCTAGAACtgccaaaaacattttcaatacaGACAGTACAGTTGATGATGCAAACAGGTCATCCCCTTCTGCTTCAGTTTCATCTTCAAGTTTCTCCACCGATGACTCCTTGAACACTATTCCAACCTACCCAAATGGAGCTTACAGCATGCCATTGCGACATGTCAGGACATTAAAAAGGGAGGACAATGTAACTAACTACAACATTATTTCAACGGGTTTCCGTTCTTCTAGAACCCTCCAACCACCACCGGGAACTTTCTACAATCCGCCATCAGGGAGTAAAAGTAAATCACTCCACGGATTAGCCAACAGCACCGAAAACGAAGATGCAGTGGATGATGAGGAAGATGAGTTGGAAATCGAAGTGTCTGTGGATGAACCTCTTGATGAGGACACAGAGCAAGAGACTGCCTCGTCATCCCACAGCCCAAACTCAGAAGACGTGGGCCTTAATCAGGCCAGACCTGTTTACCAGAGACTGAGATCCAGGCACCTTCAAGAAGACGAAGACCGAGAAGCTCATTTTGTGTGA
- the arhgap29a gene encoding rho GTPase-activating protein 29 isoform X1 — MLAAMLRQTSSGGSGDSDGGGGSRFPLGISRFSNSSTVTLGSSDKVSKGRPMHKSNQDSLASDPNYIMQMVSDVRKFADVLLKFKDVFISTENQSCLHKAVHERLGEMLGVLKTIIDKHHSLNSVDILSSAGNVIVAVKEVNFDEVNEENKQSLFNDIFTAIDNLAFTVGNVVSDFLMGDVENGSVLGLPLTKRSRSFDNLPLESGGSGSEKDDPPVPIGVLGPPLRVEEVDRTLQQEDNGVESALRYAKGWSKYTKEVLGWVEKRLNMDMELAKSYNKMAESAKTLASQQEFMPFRDIYMAAFKNDIEYSKIVLNTTAVLQSNKFMQPLMTRKNELDKLRKEMKEQWHRALKKMHEAESALKKARMLQDQRQEEYEKAKVSINRLEGEQIGGVGGATSAKQLEKRRRLEEEAWQKAEEARTHCEACQIDVEDKRVDLAKTKSDVITQLRKMIFQCDLTLKAVTVNWFQLQQAQVVSLPVNYQSLCETAKLYEPGNRYVEFVRSLPQESHYFSSSTGRPLTQRTLSGSHSSNSNQSQGSATSDHFGTDDIDGSNGNSQHSKIAERRSNSSTDIQALRIRNCNSSSQGGGVGSDSESVGGSSESRSLGSPSTSPGDLKRKLPRSPSTGTMSSADDLDDPQSPLDGVNGLNDLLESASSPRPFRNTQMSKAAQTHKFRKLRAPSKCRECDGLVVLQGAECEECSLACHKKCLESLAIQCGHKKLERKLHLFGVDFTQTAKNSQDGIPFIIRKCTSEIETRALNVKGIYRLNGSKSRVEKLCQAFENGKDLVEMSDLHPHDISNVLKLYLRQLPEPLILFRYYNELIGLAKGSQSGIVEDLEAFRLSTTPVNPTQVGAKLNLILFKLKDLLKQLPRANYKTLQFLIEHLHRVTEQSEENKMPARNLGIIFGPTLIKPRQIDADVSLSSVVDYPYQALIVELLIRHYQMIFDASLSPLTGISHTEVCVEPLPHMRPPPYQGKEQLLSRHSKSVGDIQELSSKHFKRHSSTPPYNSLAEYKDSGLLIPSDHGGKEFEHEADEVDSETFNGITDVPKSSERGLFRSPHVTPTTRVHLRQQRNKFSRPASMPLERNHSRGKDENPTWSSVDEDDRKADHGIQSIEEVDESQMTKLRAGTHDRSKTLDTNTLRRTWTKEYKFQDSASRTAKNIFNTDSTVDDANRSSPSASVSSSSFSTDDSLNTIPTYPNGAYSMPLRHVRTLKREDNVTNYNIISTGFRSSRTLQPPPGTFYNPPSGSKSKSLHGLANSTENEDAVDDEEDELEIEVSVDEPLDEDTEQETASSSHSPNSEDVGLNQARPVYQRLRSRHLQEDEDREAHFV, encoded by the exons AGAACCAATCCTGCCTCCACAAAGCAGTCCACGAACGTCTCGGGGAGATGCTGGGAGTCCTGAAGACCATTATCGACAAACACCACAGCCTCAACTCGGTGGATATATTGAGTTCAGCTGGAAATGTCATCGTTGCAGTGAAag AAGTGAATTTTGATGAGGTGAACgaagagaataagcagagtctTTTTAACGACATCTTCACTGCAATTGACAATTTGGCATTCACCGTTGGCAATGT agTGTCTGACTTCCTTATGGGAGATGTAGAGAATGGGTCTGTGTTAGGGCTCCCCCTAACTAAAAGGAGTAGG TCTTTTGACAACCTACCTTTGGAATCTGGAGGATCCGGCTCTGAGAAAGATGATCCACCAG TTCCTATAGGCGTCCTCGGACCACCACTTCGGGTTGAAGAAGTGGACAGGACACTTCAGCAGGAGGACAACGGAGTGGAGTCAGCACTGCGTTACGCCAAGGGCTGGTCAAAATATACCAAAGAAGTACTGGGCTGGGTGGAGAAACGGCTGAATATGG ATATGGAGTTGGCAAAGAGCTACAACAAAATGGCTGAATCAGCAAAGACTCTTGCAAGTCaacag GAATTCATGCCTTTCCGTGACATCTACATGGCTGCtttcaaaaatgacattgagTACAGCAAGATTGTACTGAACACCACAGCAGTGCTTCAAAGCAACAAATTCATGCAG CCTCTGATGACTCGGAAAAATGAACTCGACAAACTACGAAAAGAAATGAAAGAGCAGTGGCATAGAGCGCTAAAGAAAATG CATGAGGCTGAGAGCGCTCTGAAAAAGGCTCGGATGCTGCAGGATCAGCGTCAAGAAGAGTATGAAAAGGCCAAGGTATCCATCAATCGTCTTGAAGGGGAGCAGATTGGAGGTGTTGGAGGAGCAACGTCTGCCAAACAGTTAGAAAAGCGGCGAAGGTTGGAAGAGGAGGCCTGGCAGAAG GCAGAAGAAGCGAGGACGCACTGCGAAGCTTGTCAAATTGATGTTGAGGACAAAAGAGTTGACCTGGCCAAAACCAAAAGTGATGTAATCACTCAGCTCCGAAAGATGATCTTTCAATGCGACCTCACTCTTAAAGCT GTCACAGTCAATTGGTTTCAGCTCCAACAGGCCCAGGTTGTATCACTTCCAGTCAACTACCAGAGTCTTTGCGAAACTGCAAAGTTGTATGAGCCAGGGAATCGCTATGTTGAATTTGTCCGGAGTTTGCCCCAGGAGTCACACTACTTTTCATCAAGCACAGG TAGACCTCTCACACAACGCACACTAAGTGGCAGTCACTCATCCAACAGTAACCAGTCACAAGGATCAGCTACATCTGACCACTTTGGTACAGATGACATTGATGGGTCCAATGGCAACTCCCAGCATTCCAAGATTGCAGAGCGGCGGTCCAACAGCAGTACTGACATCCAAG CACTTCGGATTCGTAACTGCAATTCGTCGAGTCAGGGTGGAGGAGTGGGTAGTGACTCGGAGAGTGTAGGAGGGAGCAGCGAGTCCCGGTCCTTGGGCTCACCCAGCACAAGCCCAG GAGACTTAAAGAGGAAATTACCTCGATCACCTTCTACTGGTACCATGTCATCTGCCGATGACCTGGATGACCCCCAATCGCCTTTGGATGGTGTGAATG gTTTAAACGATCTTCTAGAGTCAGCTAGTTCTCCACGTCCTTTCAGAAACACTCAAATGTCCAAAGCTGCTCAAACCCACAAGTTCCGAAAACTTCGAGCACCATCCAAGTGTCGAGAGTGTGATGGGCTTGTTGTGCTTCAAGGAGCAGAGTGTGAAGAG TGTTCATTAGCTTGCCATAAGAAGTGCCTGGAAAGTCTGGCCATTCAATGTGGCCATAAAAAGCTCGAGAGGAAGCTTCACCTCTTTGGCGTTGACTTTACCCAGACTGCAAAGAACAGCCAGGATGGCATTCCATTCATTATCCGCAAATGTACATCAGAGATCGAGACAAGAGCACTTAATGTGAAG GGTATTTACCGCCTGAATGGCTCCAAGTCTCGAGTAGAGAAACTTTGCCAAGCATTTGAGAATGGTAAAGACTTGGTTGAAATGTCTGACCTTCACCCTCACGATATCAGCAATGTTCTCAAACTCTACCTAAGACAG CTTCCAGAGCCACTCATCCTTTTTCGCTACTACAATGAGCTTATTGGTTTGGCCAAAGGAAGTCAAAGTGGAATTGTGGAGGATTTGGAGGCATTTCGCCTGAGCACCACTCCAGTGAACCCAACTCAGGTTGGCGCCAAGCTCAACCTTATCCTCTTCAAGCTGAAGGACCTTCTCAAACAGCTTCCACGTGCTAACTACAAGACACTGCAATTCCTCATAGAGCATTTGCACCG ggTGACAGAACAATCAGAGGAAAACAAGATGCCCGCAAGAAACCTAGGGATCATCTTTGGCCCAACACTCATCAAGCCCAGACAGATAGATGCCGACGTCTCTCTCTCCTCCGTAGTGGATTACCCCTATCAGGCGCTCATTGTAGAGCTCCTTATCAGACACTACCAGATGATCTTCGATGCATCCCTTAGTCCTCTGACAGGCATCTCACATACCGAGGTTTGTGTTGAACCTTTGCCACACATGCGCCCTCCTCCCTACCAGGGAAAAGAACAGCTTCTGAGCAGGCACTCAAAGTCAGTTGGCGACATCCAGGAG TTGAGCTCCAAGCATTTTAAGAGACATTCTTCCACTCCTCCATATAACTCACTGGCTGAGTATAAGGATTCAGGACTGCTCATTCCTTCTGACCATGGAGGAAAAGAATTTGAACAtg AAGCCGATGAAGTGGATTCAGAGACTTTCAATGGGATCACAGATGTCCCAAAATCGAGCGAAAGAGGTCTTTTCCGTTCTCCGCATGTCACGCCCACAACAAGGGTGCATTTACGGCAGCAACGCAACAAGTTCTCCCGACCCGCCAGCATGCCGTTGGAACGAAACCACAGCCGTGGTAAAGACGAAAATCCTACTTGGAGTAGTGTGGATGAAGACGATCGTAAGGCAGACCATGGCATCCAGTCCATTGAAGAAGTGGATGAATCTCAGATGACCAAATTGCGAGCCGGCACACATGACCGCAGCAAAACTCTTGACACCAATACCTTGCGCAGAACTTGGACCAAAGAATACAAGTTCCAAGATTCTGCATCTAGAACtgccaaaaacattttcaatacaGACAGTACAGTTGATGATGCAAACAGGTCATCCCCTTCTGCTTCAGTTTCATCTTCAAGTTTCTCCACCGATGACTCCTTGAACACTATTCCAACCTACCCAAATGGAGCTTACAGCATGCCATTGCGACATGTCAGGACATTAAAAAGGGAGGACAATGTAACTAACTACAACATTATTTCAACGGGTTTCCGTTCTTCTAGAACCCTCCAACCACCACCGGGAACTTTCTACAATCCGCCATCAGGGAGTAAAAGTAAATCACTCCACGGATTAGCCAACAGCACCGAAAACGAAGATGCAGTGGATGATGAGGAAGATGAGTTGGAAATCGAAGTGTCTGTGGATGAACCTCTTGATGAGGACACAGAGCAAGAGACTGCCTCGTCATCCCACAGCCCAAACTCAGAAGACGTGGGCCTTAATCAGGCCAGACCTGTTTACCAGAGACTGAGATCCAGGCACCTTCAAGAAGACGAAGACCGAGAAGCTCATTTTGTGTGA
- the arhgap29a gene encoding rho GTPase-activating protein 29 isoform X3 produces MNRTQAKEKNYISEVNFDEVNEENKQSLFNDIFTAIDNLAFTVGNVVSDFLMGDVENGSVLGLPLTKRSRSFDNLPLESGGSGSEKDDPPVPIGVLGPPLRVEEVDRTLQQEDNGVESALRYAKGWSKYTKEVLGWVEKRLNMDMELAKSYNKMAESAKTLASQQEFMPFRDIYMAAFKNDIEYSKIVLNTTAVLQSNKFMQPLMTRKNELDKLRKEMKEQWHRALKKMHEAESALKKARMLQDQRQEEYEKAKVSINRLEGEQIGGVGGATSAKQLEKRRRLEEEAWQKAEEARTHCEACQIDVEDKRVDLAKTKSDVITQLRKMIFQCDLTLKAVTVNWFQLQQAQVVSLPVNYQSLCETAKLYEPGNRYVEFVRSLPQESHYFSSSTGRPLTQRTLSGSHSSNSNQSQGSATSDHFGTDDIDGSNGNSQHSKIAERRSNSSTDIQALRIRNCNSSSQGGGVGSDSESVGGSSESRSLGSPSTSPGDLKRKLPRSPSTGTMSSADDLDDPQSPLDGVNGLNDLLESASSPRPFRNTQMSKAAQTHKFRKLRAPSKCRECDGLVVLQGAECEECSLACHKKCLESLAIQCGHKKLERKLHLFGVDFTQTAKNSQDGIPFIIRKCTSEIETRALNVKGIYRLNGSKSRVEKLCQAFENGKDLVEMSDLHPHDISNVLKLYLRQLPEPLILFRYYNELIGLAKGSQSGIVEDLEAFRLSTTPVNPTQVGAKLNLILFKLKDLLKQLPRANYKTLQFLIEHLHRVTEQSEENKMPARNLGIIFGPTLIKPRQIDADVSLSSVVDYPYQALIVELLIRHYQMIFDASLSPLTGISHTEVCVEPLPHMRPPPYQGKEQLLSRHSKSVGDIQELSSKHFKRHSSTPPYNSLAEYKDSGLLIPSDHGGKEFEHEADEVDSETFNGITDVPKSSERGLFRSPHVTPTTRVHLRQQRNKFSRPASMPLERNHSRGKDENPTWSSVDEDDRKADHGIQSIEEVDESQMTKLRAGTHDRSKTLDTNTLRRTWTKEYKFQDSASRTAKNIFNTDSTVDDANRSSPSASVSSSSFSTDDSLNTIPTYPNGAYSMPLRHVRTLKREDNVTNYNIISTGFRSSRTLQPPPGTFYNPPSGSKSKSLHGLANSTENEDAVDDEEDELEIEVSVDEPLDEDTEQETASSSHSPNSEDVGLNQARPVYQRLRSRHLQEDEDREAHFV; encoded by the exons ATGAATAGGACACAGGCTAAGGAGAAAAACTACATTTCAG AAGTGAATTTTGATGAGGTGAACgaagagaataagcagagtctTTTTAACGACATCTTCACTGCAATTGACAATTTGGCATTCACCGTTGGCAATGT agTGTCTGACTTCCTTATGGGAGATGTAGAGAATGGGTCTGTGTTAGGGCTCCCCCTAACTAAAAGGAGTAGG TCTTTTGACAACCTACCTTTGGAATCTGGAGGATCCGGCTCTGAGAAAGATGATCCACCAG TTCCTATAGGCGTCCTCGGACCACCACTTCGGGTTGAAGAAGTGGACAGGACACTTCAGCAGGAGGACAACGGAGTGGAGTCAGCACTGCGTTACGCCAAGGGCTGGTCAAAATATACCAAAGAAGTACTGGGCTGGGTGGAGAAACGGCTGAATATGG ATATGGAGTTGGCAAAGAGCTACAACAAAATGGCTGAATCAGCAAAGACTCTTGCAAGTCaacag GAATTCATGCCTTTCCGTGACATCTACATGGCTGCtttcaaaaatgacattgagTACAGCAAGATTGTACTGAACACCACAGCAGTGCTTCAAAGCAACAAATTCATGCAG CCTCTGATGACTCGGAAAAATGAACTCGACAAACTACGAAAAGAAATGAAAGAGCAGTGGCATAGAGCGCTAAAGAAAATG CATGAGGCTGAGAGCGCTCTGAAAAAGGCTCGGATGCTGCAGGATCAGCGTCAAGAAGAGTATGAAAAGGCCAAGGTATCCATCAATCGTCTTGAAGGGGAGCAGATTGGAGGTGTTGGAGGAGCAACGTCTGCCAAACAGTTAGAAAAGCGGCGAAGGTTGGAAGAGGAGGCCTGGCAGAAG GCAGAAGAAGCGAGGACGCACTGCGAAGCTTGTCAAATTGATGTTGAGGACAAAAGAGTTGACCTGGCCAAAACCAAAAGTGATGTAATCACTCAGCTCCGAAAGATGATCTTTCAATGCGACCTCACTCTTAAAGCT GTCACAGTCAATTGGTTTCAGCTCCAACAGGCCCAGGTTGTATCACTTCCAGTCAACTACCAGAGTCTTTGCGAAACTGCAAAGTTGTATGAGCCAGGGAATCGCTATGTTGAATTTGTCCGGAGTTTGCCCCAGGAGTCACACTACTTTTCATCAAGCACAGG TAGACCTCTCACACAACGCACACTAAGTGGCAGTCACTCATCCAACAGTAACCAGTCACAAGGATCAGCTACATCTGACCACTTTGGTACAGATGACATTGATGGGTCCAATGGCAACTCCCAGCATTCCAAGATTGCAGAGCGGCGGTCCAACAGCAGTACTGACATCCAAG CACTTCGGATTCGTAACTGCAATTCGTCGAGTCAGGGTGGAGGAGTGGGTAGTGACTCGGAGAGTGTAGGAGGGAGCAGCGAGTCCCGGTCCTTGGGCTCACCCAGCACAAGCCCAG GAGACTTAAAGAGGAAATTACCTCGATCACCTTCTACTGGTACCATGTCATCTGCCGATGACCTGGATGACCCCCAATCGCCTTTGGATGGTGTGAATG gTTTAAACGATCTTCTAGAGTCAGCTAGTTCTCCACGTCCTTTCAGAAACACTCAAATGTCCAAAGCTGCTCAAACCCACAAGTTCCGAAAACTTCGAGCACCATCCAAGTGTCGAGAGTGTGATGGGCTTGTTGTGCTTCAAGGAGCAGAGTGTGAAGAG TGTTCATTAGCTTGCCATAAGAAGTGCCTGGAAAGTCTGGCCATTCAATGTGGCCATAAAAAGCTCGAGAGGAAGCTTCACCTCTTTGGCGTTGACTTTACCCAGACTGCAAAGAACAGCCAGGATGGCATTCCATTCATTATCCGCAAATGTACATCAGAGATCGAGACAAGAGCACTTAATGTGAAG GGTATTTACCGCCTGAATGGCTCCAAGTCTCGAGTAGAGAAACTTTGCCAAGCATTTGAGAATGGTAAAGACTTGGTTGAAATGTCTGACCTTCACCCTCACGATATCAGCAATGTTCTCAAACTCTACCTAAGACAG CTTCCAGAGCCACTCATCCTTTTTCGCTACTACAATGAGCTTATTGGTTTGGCCAAAGGAAGTCAAAGTGGAATTGTGGAGGATTTGGAGGCATTTCGCCTGAGCACCACTCCAGTGAACCCAACTCAGGTTGGCGCCAAGCTCAACCTTATCCTCTTCAAGCTGAAGGACCTTCTCAAACAGCTTCCACGTGCTAACTACAAGACACTGCAATTCCTCATAGAGCATTTGCACCG ggTGACAGAACAATCAGAGGAAAACAAGATGCCCGCAAGAAACCTAGGGATCATCTTTGGCCCAACACTCATCAAGCCCAGACAGATAGATGCCGACGTCTCTCTCTCCTCCGTAGTGGATTACCCCTATCAGGCGCTCATTGTAGAGCTCCTTATCAGACACTACCAGATGATCTTCGATGCATCCCTTAGTCCTCTGACAGGCATCTCACATACCGAGGTTTGTGTTGAACCTTTGCCACACATGCGCCCTCCTCCCTACCAGGGAAAAGAACAGCTTCTGAGCAGGCACTCAAAGTCAGTTGGCGACATCCAGGAG TTGAGCTCCAAGCATTTTAAGAGACATTCTTCCACTCCTCCATATAACTCACTGGCTGAGTATAAGGATTCAGGACTGCTCATTCCTTCTGACCATGGAGGAAAAGAATTTGAACAtg AAGCCGATGAAGTGGATTCAGAGACTTTCAATGGGATCACAGATGTCCCAAAATCGAGCGAAAGAGGTCTTTTCCGTTCTCCGCATGTCACGCCCACAACAAGGGTGCATTTACGGCAGCAACGCAACAAGTTCTCCCGACCCGCCAGCATGCCGTTGGAACGAAACCACAGCCGTGGTAAAGACGAAAATCCTACTTGGAGTAGTGTGGATGAAGACGATCGTAAGGCAGACCATGGCATCCAGTCCATTGAAGAAGTGGATGAATCTCAGATGACCAAATTGCGAGCCGGCACACATGACCGCAGCAAAACTCTTGACACCAATACCTTGCGCAGAACTTGGACCAAAGAATACAAGTTCCAAGATTCTGCATCTAGAACtgccaaaaacattttcaatacaGACAGTACAGTTGATGATGCAAACAGGTCATCCCCTTCTGCTTCAGTTTCATCTTCAAGTTTCTCCACCGATGACTCCTTGAACACTATTCCAACCTACCCAAATGGAGCTTACAGCATGCCATTGCGACATGTCAGGACATTAAAAAGGGAGGACAATGTAACTAACTACAACATTATTTCAACGGGTTTCCGTTCTTCTAGAACCCTCCAACCACCACCGGGAACTTTCTACAATCCGCCATCAGGGAGTAAAAGTAAATCACTCCACGGATTAGCCAACAGCACCGAAAACGAAGATGCAGTGGATGATGAGGAAGATGAGTTGGAAATCGAAGTGTCTGTGGATGAACCTCTTGATGAGGACACAGAGCAAGAGACTGCCTCGTCATCCCACAGCCCAAACTCAGAAGACGTGGGCCTTAATCAGGCCAGACCTGTTTACCAGAGACTGAGATCCAGGCACCTTCAAGAAGACGAAGACCGAGAAGCTCATTTTGTGTGA